GAGAGGAGAAATCGCCGCGCCACAAAGCACGGCCAGACCGGTTCGACGGAAAAAAGAAATCATTGGAGCAAGGGGTTGGAGGGGAGCATCGGACTACGCTCGCGATCCCGGCGCGGCAACCCCAGACCCGTTTCCCCTGCGGCAATTCCATCGCCCCACCGCCCGGTTGCGGCCTTTGCGTGCCGGCTTGTGCCCGACTTGCATCGGCAATATTTCTCAATCCACCGATCAAATTGTCCCTCACACCCGAGGGGAAAAATCGCTAATGTTGTCCCCCCACCACTTCGACACCCATGGCTAAAAAAACCCCCGCCAAAACTCCGACGATTCTCGGCTCCGCCCTCCCCAACATTCCGTGGGAGGACAAGCCCGCTGATTGCCCGCACGTGATGTGGCGCAACAGCGCCAACCCGCTCATCGGCTGGAATCCCACCCCCAACACCGCCCGCGTCTACAACAGCGCGCCGGTTCCCTTTAAGAAGGGCTTCGCCGGCGTGTTCCGCGCCGATGGCCGCAACGGTCGCGCCGCCCTCCACTCCGGCACCTCGGCCGACGGTCTCAGCTTCGACATCCAGGACAAGAAGATCGAATGGGTCGACGAGAACGGCCAGCCCGCCACCCCGTCCTACGCCTACGACCCGCGCGTCGTGAAGATCGGCTCCTGGTATTACATCACCTGGTGCGACGACTTCCCCGGCGCCTCCATCGGCCTCGGCCGCACGAAGGACTTTGAGACCTTCATCCGCATGGAAAATCCTCTCATGCCGTTCAACCGCAACGGCGTGCTCTTCCCGCGGAAAATCAACGGCGAATACGTCCTCCTTTCCCGTCCTTCCGACAGCGCGCACACGCCCTTCGGCGACGTGGTGCTCTCGCACTCCAAGGACCTCACCTACTGGGGCAAGCACCGCATGGTCATGCAAAAGGGCGGCAGCGGTTGGTGGCAGGGCGTGAAGATCGGCGCCGGCCCGATTCCGATCGAAACCAAGGAAGGTTGGCTCGTCTTCTACCACGGTGTGTCCACCACCTGCTGCGGTTTCGTTTACTCGATCGGTGCCTCGCTGCACGACCTCG
This portion of the Actomonas aquatica genome encodes:
- a CDS encoding glycoside hydrolase family 130 protein; its protein translation is MAKKTPAKTPTILGSALPNIPWEDKPADCPHVMWRNSANPLIGWNPTPNTARVYNSAPVPFKKGFAGVFRADGRNGRAALHSGTSADGLSFDIQDKKIEWVDENGQPATPSYAYDPRVVKIGSWYYITWCDDFPGASIGLGRTKDFETFIRMENPLMPFNRNGVLFPRKINGEYVLLSRPSDSAHTPFGDVVLSHSKDLTYWGKHRMVMQKGGSGWWQGVKIGAGPIPIETKEGWLVFYHGVSTTCCGFVYSIGASLHDLDKPEKVLYRTRDYLLTPEKPYETTGFVPNVCFPVSALVDAPTGRISLYYGAADTYTAMAHCQVDELLTYLKANSEV